The following coding sequences are from one Streptomyces sp. NBC_00536 window:
- a CDS encoding pyridoxal-phosphate dependent enzyme, producing MTHGTTHGLPGYVCPDDGARADVRTAPWCCPVCAGPWDLDFTPDPPKAPDPGAAPNSLWRYGPALPLPGAPAVTLGEGRTPLVPLTGRISAKLDFLMPTLSFKDRGAVMLAELARRLGPRRVVADSSGNAGTSVAAYCARAGLACEVFVPEGTSEKKTEQMRAHGARVRVVPGGREAAARAARAAADEPGVFYASHVFNPYFLHGTKTYVYELWEELGGELPEVLVVPVGNGTLLLGAALAARELARAGVRAPALIAVQAAAMAPLARAFAAGEREPAGPAPEPAATLAEGIAIPAPPRARQILAAVRESGGTFLTVTEDRLRAAQRDLAARGLFVEPTGVACWAAVGPDAPGDPLAGRSAVVPLCGAGAKTGLAP from the coding sequence ATGACGCACGGAACGACGCACGGACTGCCCGGCTACGTCTGTCCCGACGACGGCGCCCGCGCCGACGTCCGCACCGCCCCCTGGTGCTGCCCCGTCTGTGCGGGCCCCTGGGACCTCGACTTCACCCCGGACCCGCCGAAGGCCCCGGATCCCGGAGCCGCGCCGAACTCGCTGTGGCGCTACGGGCCCGCGCTGCCGCTGCCGGGAGCGCCCGCGGTGACCCTCGGCGAGGGCCGCACCCCCCTGGTCCCGCTGACCGGGCGGATCTCCGCCAAACTCGACTTCCTGATGCCGACCCTGTCGTTCAAGGACCGGGGTGCGGTGATGCTCGCCGAGCTGGCGCGCCGCCTCGGTCCGCGCCGGGTGGTGGCCGACAGCAGCGGCAACGCCGGGACCTCGGTCGCGGCCTACTGCGCGCGGGCCGGACTCGCCTGCGAGGTCTTCGTACCGGAGGGCACCTCGGAGAAGAAGACCGAACAGATGCGGGCGCACGGCGCGCGGGTCCGGGTGGTGCCGGGCGGGCGCGAGGCGGCGGCCCGGGCCGCGCGGGCCGCGGCCGACGAGCCGGGCGTCTTCTACGCGAGCCACGTCTTCAACCCGTACTTCCTGCACGGCACGAAGACCTATGTGTACGAGCTGTGGGAGGAGCTGGGCGGCGAGCTGCCCGAGGTGCTGGTGGTGCCCGTGGGCAACGGCACGCTGCTGCTCGGCGCGGCGCTGGCCGCCCGGGAACTGGCGCGCGCGGGCGTACGGGCCCCCGCGCTCATCGCCGTCCAGGCGGCGGCCATGGCTCCGCTGGCGCGGGCCTTCGCCGCCGGGGAGCGCGAACCGGCGGGCCCGGCCCCGGAGCCGGCGGCGACGCTGGCCGAGGGGATCGCGATCCCGGCCCCGCCACGGGCCCGGCAGATCCTGGCGGCGGTACGGGAGTCGGGCGGCACCTTCCTCACGGTGACCGAGGACCGGCTCCGCGCGGCCCAGCGGGACCTGGCGGCGCGGGGGCTGTTCGTCGAGCCGACCGGTGTGGCGTGCTGGGCCGCCGTCGGCCCGGACGCGCCCGGCGACCCCCTCGCGGGCCGCTCGGCCGTGGTCCCCCTCTGCGGCGCGGGGGCGAAGACGGGGCTGGCTCCCTAG
- a CDS encoding trypsin-like serine peptidase has translation MVKGASVAAAGLAAVVAVAVFDSASADKPEAMPFPTVGVLMANGEHWCTASVVDSPKGNVVATAAHCVAPAGEDGSPGEVAHDGLAIGELSFAPAFTGEGSGSQPLGRWKVSAIHVDERWTKWGDDTADFAFLTIEPDKSGHTVQQAVGHGEAPTPDWASGYERDVTVVGYPDSAFNPKNKPVSCTTQTTHDSDDPNMLYISCAGFWTGTSGSPWIADRGGPGSPGRIIAVLSGGDTDVDSTAALFDGRAKALYEQAARG, from the coding sequence GTGGTGAAGGGCGCGTCCGTCGCGGCCGCGGGGCTCGCGGCGGTCGTCGCCGTGGCGGTCTTCGACTCGGCGAGCGCCGACAAGCCCGAGGCGATGCCCTTCCCCACCGTCGGCGTGCTCATGGCGAACGGCGAGCACTGGTGCACGGCCAGCGTGGTCGACAGCCCCAAGGGCAATGTCGTCGCCACCGCCGCGCACTGCGTGGCCCCGGCCGGTGAGGACGGCTCGCCCGGCGAGGTGGCCCACGACGGGCTCGCCATCGGCGAGCTGTCGTTCGCCCCCGCCTTCACCGGCGAGGGCAGCGGCTCGCAGCCACTGGGCCGCTGGAAGGTCAGCGCCATCCATGTGGACGAGCGCTGGACGAAGTGGGGCGACGACACCGCCGACTTCGCCTTCCTGACCATCGAGCCCGACAAGAGCGGCCACACCGTCCAGCAGGCGGTGGGCCACGGTGAGGCCCCGACCCCCGACTGGGCCTCCGGCTACGAGCGCGACGTCACCGTGGTCGGCTATCCGGACTCGGCGTTCAACCCGAAGAACAAGCCGGTCTCCTGCACCACCCAGACCACGCACGACTCCGACGACCCGAACATGCTCTACATCAGCTGCGCGGGCTTCTGGACGGGCACCAGCGGCAGCCCCTGGATCGCCGACCGGGGCGGCCCCGGCTCGCCGGGCCGGATCATCGCGGTGCTCAGCGGCGGGGACACGGACGTGGACTCCACGGCCGCGCTCTTCGACGGGCGGGCGAAGGCCCTGTACGAACAGGCCGCGCGCGGCTGA
- a CDS encoding DUF4190 domain-containing protein → MSTPPPPQPPPHDPWAAPPSGPAYGYGFPGAPAPGGPQLLNGFALASLLVGLLCFPPLGVVFGIVALVQISARGERGKGLAVAGLAVSVLMSGALALVAVEAVGPVGERLARAAGQGAGGTGGAGAAREVEGDPVDLEEVRAGDCFNVPGADLLAEAPFVFKVACTRPHHGEITASYLADPGAFPGDEALAGRAEERCWQAQDAYAMDTWALPEFAEMYFFAPTADEWDGGRRTVLCVLGTTEGEQRGSLKRDATMLTPGQVTFLSAANRLDSALTAAPVTELKTSLPEYRAWAAKVEPAMAAEAAALRESAAGAPAEALLKEVEAARTHWQTAARAQRPEDFRAAWSRAVDATSVDTERGLRGALGLATKVPSWLEDSDGSDTGWLDGQGSGSQSV, encoded by the coding sequence GTGAGTACCCCGCCACCGCCCCAGCCGCCGCCGCACGATCCGTGGGCCGCCCCGCCGTCGGGGCCCGCCTACGGGTACGGGTTCCCGGGCGCCCCGGCCCCCGGCGGGCCGCAGCTGCTCAACGGCTTCGCCCTGGCCTCGCTGCTGGTGGGCCTGCTCTGCTTCCCGCCGCTCGGGGTGGTCTTCGGGATCGTGGCCCTGGTCCAGATCTCCGCGCGCGGGGAGCGCGGCAAGGGCCTGGCGGTCGCCGGGCTGGCGGTGTCCGTGCTGATGTCCGGGGCGCTGGCCCTGGTCGCCGTGGAAGCCGTGGGTCCGGTCGGCGAGCGGCTGGCCCGGGCGGCCGGGCAGGGCGCGGGCGGTACGGGCGGTGCGGGCGCGGCCCGCGAGGTGGAGGGCGATCCGGTGGACCTGGAGGAGGTCCGGGCCGGGGACTGCTTCAACGTGCCCGGCGCCGACCTGCTCGCCGAGGCGCCGTTCGTCTTCAAGGTGGCGTGCACCCGTCCGCACCACGGCGAGATCACCGCGTCCTACCTCGCGGACCCGGGCGCCTTCCCGGGCGACGAGGCGCTCGCCGGGCGGGCCGAGGAGCGGTGCTGGCAGGCGCAGGACGCGTACGCGATGGACACGTGGGCGCTGCCGGAGTTCGCGGAGATGTACTTCTTCGCGCCGACCGCGGACGAGTGGGACGGGGGCCGCCGCACCGTGCTGTGCGTGCTCGGCACCACGGAGGGCGAGCAGCGGGGGAGCCTGAAGCGGGACGCGACGATGCTGACGCCCGGCCAGGTGACCTTCCTGAGCGCGGCGAACCGGCTGGACTCCGCGCTGACGGCCGCGCCGGTGACCGAGCTGAAGACCTCGCTGCCCGAGTACCGGGCGTGGGCGGCCAAGGTGGAACCGGCGATGGCCGCCGAGGCGGCGGCGCTGCGCGAGTCCGCCGCGGGCGCGCCGGCCGAAGCGCTGCTGAAGGAGGTCGAGGCGGCCCGTACGCACTGGCAGACGGCGGCGCGGGCGCAGCGGCCGGAGGACTTCCGCGCGGCGTGGAGCCGGGCGGTGGACGCGACCTCGGTCGACACGGAACGGGGGCTGCGCGGGGCGCTGGGGCTGGCGACGAAGGTGCCGTCCTGGCTGGAGGACTCGGATGGTTCGGACACGGGCTGGCTCGACGGCCAGGGCTCCGGGTCGCAGTCGGTGTAA
- a CDS encoding isocitrate lyase/PEP mutase family protein, whose translation MTKTVDLSRVHAFHALHTPAAPLALANAWDVASARLVEAAGSKAVATTSAGVAWSLGSPDGDSLARDRALDLIARVVGAVDVPVTADIEGGFGADAAGVGETVTGVLAAGAVGVNIEDSVRDPAEQAERLAAARAAADALGVPLYINARVDTYLFGLGEPGPARLEETLTRAAAYLEAGASGVFVPGVYDPATVTELARGIDAPLNVLVGPDAPDVAALGALGVARVSLGSWVAEAAYAVVRRATEELLAGGTYGALSGSLSYGEVNSLFKG comes from the coding sequence ATGACCAAGACAGTTGACCTTTCCCGCGTCCACGCCTTCCACGCACTGCACACCCCCGCGGCCCCCCTCGCCCTCGCCAACGCCTGGGACGTCGCGAGCGCCCGGCTCGTCGAGGCCGCCGGGTCCAAGGCCGTCGCCACCACCAGCGCCGGTGTCGCCTGGTCCCTCGGTTCCCCCGACGGGGACTCCCTGGCCCGGGACCGGGCCCTCGACCTGATCGCCCGCGTGGTGGGCGCGGTGGACGTCCCGGTGACCGCCGACATCGAGGGCGGCTTCGGCGCCGACGCCGCCGGGGTCGGCGAGACCGTCACCGGGGTACTGGCCGCCGGAGCCGTCGGGGTCAACATCGAGGACAGCGTCCGGGACCCGGCCGAGCAGGCCGAGCGCCTCGCCGCCGCCCGCGCGGCCGCGGATGCCCTCGGGGTCCCGCTCTACATCAACGCCCGGGTGGACACCTACCTCTTCGGCCTCGGCGAGCCCGGTCCGGCCCGCCTGGAGGAGACCCTGACCCGCGCCGCCGCCTACCTGGAGGCCGGGGCCAGCGGCGTCTTCGTGCCCGGGGTGTACGACCCGGCGACCGTGACCGAGCTGGCCCGCGGGATCGACGCCCCGCTGAACGTCCTGGTCGGGCCCGACGCGCCGGACGTCGCCGCGCTGGGCGCCCTGGGCGTGGCCCGGGTCAGCCTCGGCTCGTGGGTCGCGGAGGCCGCGTACGCCGTGGTCCGGCGCGCGACCGAGGAGCTGCTCGCGGGCGGCACGTACGGCGCGCTCTCCGGGTCCCTGTCCTACGGCGAGGTGAACTCCCTGTTCAAGGGCTGA
- a CDS encoding GntR family transcriptional regulator: MTFGEQPAYLRVAGDLRRKIVDGSLPPHARLPSQARIREEYGVSDTVALEARKVLMAEGLVEGRSGSGTYVREQPVPRRVARAGYRTAGASTPFRQEQADTGSRGTWESSSEQTGAPAEVAKRLGIEPGDRVMRTRYVFRDAGEAMMLSTSWEPLAVTGRTPVMLPEEGPLGGSGVVDRMAAIDVVVDNVVEEVGARPGLAEEILALGGVPGHVVLVIGRTYFASGRAVETADVVVPADRYRLAYHLPVR, from the coding sequence GTGACTTTCGGTGAGCAGCCGGCCTATCTTCGCGTCGCCGGCGACCTGCGACGGAAGATCGTCGACGGGTCCCTGCCCCCGCACGCGCGGCTCCCCTCGCAGGCCCGGATCCGCGAGGAGTACGGAGTCTCCGACACGGTCGCCCTGGAGGCCCGCAAGGTCCTCATGGCGGAGGGGCTGGTCGAGGGCCGCTCCGGTTCGGGGACCTACGTACGGGAGCAGCCGGTGCCGCGCCGGGTGGCCCGGGCCGGGTACCGCACGGCCGGGGCCTCGACCCCCTTCCGGCAGGAACAGGCGGACACGGGCAGCCGCGGCACCTGGGAATCCAGCAGCGAGCAGACCGGGGCACCGGCCGAGGTCGCCAAGCGGCTGGGCATCGAGCCCGGCGACCGGGTGATGCGCACGCGCTATGTGTTCCGCGACGCGGGCGAGGCGATGATGCTCTCCACCTCGTGGGAGCCGCTGGCCGTGACCGGCCGGACTCCGGTGATGCTGCCCGAGGAGGGGCCGCTGGGCGGGAGCGGGGTCGTGGACCGGATGGCCGCCATCGATGTCGTCGTGGACAACGTGGTGGAGGAGGTCGGCGCCCGGCCGGGGCTGGCGGAGGAGATCCTGGCGCTGGGCGGAGTCCCGGGGCACGTGGTGCTGGTGATCGGGCGGACGTACTTCGCCTCGGGCCGGGCCGTGGAGACGGCGGACGTGGTGGTACCGGCCGACCGCTACCGGCTGGCCTACCACCTCCCGGTGCGCTGA
- a CDS encoding purine-cytosine permease family protein yields MTDTATTPATTPGSPEPTRRYARLAADESREDFSLRYAPHSYRRWAPATVAGTALGGIAYLADFAIGASIVFAYGFTSGLAAILTAATVIFLTGIPIARACATYGLDMDLVTRGAGFGYFGSTLTSLIYASFTFIFFALEGSIMAQAMHQAFGLPLQIGYLLTTLIVIPIVFRGMGALTKVQAWTQPVWLIGLVLPFLVLGFEDPGVFGAFTHFGGTEGAGSGFSWIGFGFGTGIALSLIAQIGEQADYLRFMPARTPATSRRWKLAVLAAGPGWVVIGAAKQLGGALLAFAALEAVGKTHALEPIAPQIEALRPWLGGLALPAAALFVIVSQVKINVTNAYSGSLSWSNFFSRLTHRHPGRVWYIFLNLAIALTLMELDMFAMLGKLLGFYSNVGIAWIAAVAADLVINKRLGLSPPYIEFKRAYLYAVNPAGFGAMVIASTVSILAFFGLFGTYAEAFSTFIAAFLALALCPLIAWATKGKYYLARPNTLTGPGVVVADITATHTCGVCESAYELPDIADCPVQAGPICSLCCSLDATCGDVCRKGAGGAAGAGGAVVLPMPTVRRS; encoded by the coding sequence ATGACGGACACCGCCACCACACCCGCCACCACCCCCGGGTCCCCGGAGCCGACGCGCCGCTACGCCCGGCTCGCCGCCGACGAGAGCCGCGAGGACTTCTCCCTGCGGTACGCGCCGCACTCCTACCGCCGTTGGGCTCCCGCCACCGTCGCCGGGACGGCCCTCGGCGGCATCGCCTACCTCGCCGACTTCGCGATCGGCGCCTCCATCGTCTTCGCCTACGGTTTCACCAGCGGGCTCGCCGCGATCCTGACCGCGGCCACGGTCATCTTCCTCACCGGCATCCCGATCGCCCGCGCGTGCGCGACGTACGGATTGGACATGGACCTGGTCACCCGGGGCGCGGGCTTCGGCTACTTCGGGTCCACGCTCACGTCCCTGATCTACGCGTCGTTCACGTTCATCTTCTTCGCCCTCGAAGGCTCGATCATGGCCCAGGCCATGCACCAGGCCTTCGGGCTGCCGCTGCAGATCGGCTACCTCCTCACCACCCTGATCGTCATCCCCATCGTCTTCCGCGGGATGGGCGCGCTCACCAAGGTGCAGGCCTGGACCCAGCCCGTCTGGCTGATCGGCCTGGTGCTGCCGTTCCTCGTGCTCGGCTTCGAGGACCCCGGCGTGTTCGGCGCGTTCACGCACTTCGGCGGGACGGAGGGCGCTGGGTCCGGCTTCTCCTGGATCGGCTTCGGATTCGGTACCGGAATCGCCCTGTCCCTCATCGCACAGATCGGCGAACAGGCCGACTACCTGCGGTTCATGCCCGCCAGGACGCCCGCCACCAGCCGCCGCTGGAAGCTCGCCGTGCTCGCCGCCGGGCCCGGCTGGGTGGTCATCGGCGCGGCGAAGCAGCTCGGCGGGGCCCTCCTCGCCTTCGCCGCCCTCGAAGCGGTGGGCAAGACCCACGCCCTGGAACCGATCGCCCCGCAGATCGAGGCGCTGCGCCCCTGGCTCGGCGGCCTCGCGCTGCCCGCCGCCGCGCTCTTCGTCATCGTGTCCCAGGTGAAGATCAACGTCACCAACGCCTACAGCGGCTCGCTGTCCTGGTCGAACTTCTTCTCCCGGCTCACCCACCGGCACCCCGGCCGGGTCTGGTACATCTTCCTCAACCTCGCCATCGCGCTGACGCTGATGGAACTCGACATGTTCGCGATGCTCGGCAAGCTGCTGGGCTTCTACTCGAACGTCGGGATCGCCTGGATCGCGGCCGTCGCCGCCGACCTGGTCATCAACAAGCGGCTCGGACTGAGCCCGCCGTACATCGAGTTCAAGCGCGCCTACCTCTACGCCGTCAACCCGGCCGGGTTCGGCGCGATGGTGATCGCCTCCACCGTCTCGATCCTGGCCTTCTTCGGGCTGTTCGGGACGTACGCCGAGGCCTTCTCCACCTTCATCGCGGCCTTCCTCGCCCTCGCGCTGTGCCCGCTGATCGCCTGGGCGACCAAGGGGAAGTACTACCTGGCCAGGCCTAACACCCTGACCGGGCCGGGCGTCGTGGTCGCGGACATCACCGCCACCCACACCTGCGGGGTCTGCGAGAGCGCGTACGAACTCCCCGACATCGCCGACTGCCCCGTCCAGGCGGGGCCGATCTGCTCGCTCTGCTGCTCGCTCGACGCCACCTGCGGAGACGTCTGCCGCAAGGGCGCGGGCGGGGCGGCCGGGGCCGGGGGCGCGGTGGTGCTGCCGATGCCGACGGTGCGCCGGTCCTGA
- a CDS encoding (deoxy)nucleoside triphosphate pyrophosphohydrolase, protein MTERVVVGGALCHDGRLLAARRSAPPELAGRWELPGGKAEPGESVPEALVRELREELGVESEALERIPGEWPLKPGLVLHVWTARLLSGEPAPLEDHDELRWLGPDELDTVDWLDQDRPAVAEAGRRLRAAAAAVTGA, encoded by the coding sequence ATGACTGAACGCGTGGTCGTGGGCGGAGCCCTTTGTCATGACGGGCGCCTGCTGGCCGCCCGGCGCAGTGCCCCGCCCGAGCTGGCCGGCCGCTGGGAGCTGCCGGGCGGGAAGGCCGAACCGGGTGAGTCCGTCCCCGAGGCCCTGGTGCGGGAACTGCGCGAAGAACTGGGCGTGGAGAGCGAAGCCCTGGAGCGGATCCCGGGGGAGTGGCCCCTGAAGCCCGGCCTGGTGCTGCACGTGTGGACCGCGCGGCTGCTCTCCGGCGAGCCCGCGCCGCTGGAGGACCACGACGAGCTGCGCTGGCTCGGACCGGACGAGCTGGACACGGTGGACTGGCTCGACCAGGACCGCCCGGCCGTGGCCGAGGCCGGCCGCCGGCTGCGCGCGGCGGCGGCGGCGGTCACGGGAGCGTAG
- a CDS encoding SPOR domain-containing protein encodes MNDGGGALLPWLVIRQDDNGNRYRVGRYPTRAEAQKVVDSLDDRGHKQLYWVERIGQSATTMN; translated from the coding sequence ATGAACGACGGCGGCGGTGCCCTGCTCCCATGGCTGGTCATACGGCAGGACGACAACGGCAACCGCTACCGGGTGGGCCGTTACCCCACGCGCGCCGAGGCCCAGAAGGTCGTCGACAGCCTCGACGACCGTGGACACAAGCAGCTCTACTGGGTCGAGCGGATCGGGCAGAGCGCCACCACGATGAACTGA
- a CDS encoding alpha/beta hydrolase has translation MQHDHDQDHDQDHDQQHDRQHPAKKPPRRGRRRLIGGALALALTAGGGAAAYGFGLFSDIGHPMSFGQVQDTASEATDVSAGTGARNGVRMPTGPKAVFQRTSRLPDGTEIGKTTLAGKKSGFTGDVWVWAPKEYNDPRYDKSAFPVLIALPGGRGYPTNYWGTGPGLGLQQAVTDGAKSGRSLPFLLVMPVINADTKHHFDGSDIPGEPRMGTWMADDVPDFVKANFRTFTSRDGWAFMGSSSGGFGAFKHVLKYPERFKAVIASGVDFVPDSPLWKGDTKAMDENNPEKLAEKLIAAGGPDVYINFQIGTKESGRDKAEKFMRDYTRGPVHTRLQVIQDGEHNGKSYIRGMREGSLEWISKVLLPPTPGPSGSASPGTSPSAAPGTKPATKPTTTPAPVSAAR, from the coding sequence GTGCAGCATGACCACGACCAGGACCACGACCAGGACCACGACCAGCAGCACGACCGGCAGCACCCGGCGAAGAAGCCGCCGCGGCGCGGCCGCCGCCGTCTGATCGGCGGCGCGCTCGCCCTGGCCCTCACCGCCGGGGGCGGCGCGGCGGCGTACGGCTTCGGGCTCTTCTCCGACATAGGCCACCCGATGTCCTTCGGCCAGGTCCAGGACACCGCGAGCGAAGCCACCGACGTCAGCGCCGGCACGGGCGCGCGGAACGGCGTACGGATGCCCACCGGCCCCAAGGCGGTCTTCCAGCGCACCAGCCGGCTCCCCGACGGGACCGAGATCGGCAAGACCACCCTGGCCGGGAAGAAGTCGGGCTTCACGGGTGACGTGTGGGTGTGGGCGCCGAAGGAGTACAACGACCCGCGCTACGACAAGAGCGCCTTCCCGGTGCTGATCGCGCTGCCCGGCGGCCGCGGCTACCCCACCAACTACTGGGGCACCGGACCCGGTCTCGGCCTCCAGCAGGCCGTGACCGACGGGGCGAAGTCGGGCCGGAGCCTGCCCTTCCTCCTGGTCATGCCGGTGATCAACGCCGACACGAAGCACCACTTCGACGGCTCGGACATCCCGGGAGAGCCCAGGATGGGCACCTGGATGGCCGATGACGTGCCGGATTTCGTGAAGGCCAATTTCCGCACCTTCACCTCCCGTGACGGCTGGGCCTTCATGGGGTCCTCCTCCGGCGGTTTCGGTGCCTTCAAGCACGTCCTGAAGTACCCGGAGCGGTTCAAGGCGGTCATCGCCAGCGGTGTCGACTTCGTGCCCGATTCCCCGCTGTGGAAGGGGGACACCAAGGCGATGGACGAGAACAACCCGGAGAAGCTGGCTGAGAAGCTGATCGCGGCGGGCGGTCCCGACGTCTACATCAACTTCCAGATCGGCACCAAGGAGAGCGGCCGGGACAAGGCCGAGAAGTTCATGCGGGATTACACCAGGGGCCCCGTGCACACCCGCCTCCAAGTGATCCAGGATGGTGAGCACAATGGGAAGTCCTACATCCGTGGCATGAGGGAGGGTTCGCTGGAGTGGATCAGCAAAGTACTGCTGCCCCCGACCCCCGGCCCGAGCGGGTCGGCGAGCCCGGGGACCAGCCCGTCGGCGGCTCCTGGAACGAAGCCCGCCACGAAGCCCACCACGACCCCCGCTCCCGTCTCCGCCGCGCGATGA
- a CDS encoding ATP-binding protein, whose translation MIGVIDTDGECAEWDFPAEPGAVRTARHAVRGKLRSWGLESVGDVTVLLVSELVTNSLRYASGPIGVRLVRRDSATDHPHTGPALLVEVSDPLPDPPRERVADPDDEGGRGLHLVAVSAQRWGTRHGKSGKTVWFELALPGE comes from the coding sequence GTGATCGGCGTGATCGACACAGATGGTGAATGTGCCGAATGGGACTTCCCTGCCGAGCCCGGCGCCGTCCGCACCGCCCGCCACGCCGTGCGCGGCAAGCTCCGGTCCTGGGGCCTGGAGTCCGTCGGCGACGTCACCGTGCTGCTGGTCAGCGAGCTGGTCACCAACTCGCTGCGGTACGCCTCCGGCCCGATCGGGGTCCGATTGGTACGGCGCGATTCCGCCACCGACCATCCCCACACGGGCCCGGCGCTGCTCGTGGAAGTTTCCGATCCGCTTCCGGATCCGCCGCGCGAGCGGGTCGCCGACCCCGACGACGAAGGCGGCCGCGGCCTGCACCTGGTGGCCGTCTCGGCACAGCGGTGGGGCACCCGGCATGGGAAGTCGGGCAAGACAGTGTGGTTCGAATTGGCCCTACCTGGTGAGTAA